A window from Corynebacterium accolens encodes these proteins:
- the proB gene encoding glutamate 5-kinase: MSSDQQKEPILPLPVEPFDGPTADTPFPEALDENPIASGFESELRNSIAEAKRVVVKIGSSSLTDENFRVAQEKIDHIVDAVHARMGRSDVIIVSSGAVAAGMGPLGLHQRPTDLATKQASASVGQVHLAYEWGRSFARYQRTIGQVLLTASDAGHRDRARNAQRTIDRLRQLRTIPIVNENDAVATSEMHFGDNDRLSALVANLVGADALFLFSDVDGLYDKNPAEPDAKFIDEVRTGKDLKGVVAGDGGKVGTGGMATKVSAARLATRGGIPVLLTSTDNIGPALSDASVGTVFHTREERQLSAWKFWALYCADTGGAVRLDEGAKEAVTKGGTSLLAVGITDVRGEFNKGEIIDILGPKGEVIGRGEVRFDSEELNAIKGMQMSELPEDKRRSVVHADYLSNFASRI, encoded by the coding sequence ATGTCTTCTGATCAACAGAAAGAGCCCATTCTTCCGCTCCCCGTAGAGCCGTTTGATGGCCCTACCGCTGATACTCCGTTCCCCGAAGCCCTTGATGAAAACCCGATAGCCTCCGGGTTTGAATCCGAATTGCGCAACTCTATCGCTGAGGCCAAGCGCGTCGTTGTAAAGATTGGTTCCTCGTCGCTGACGGATGAGAATTTCCGCGTGGCGCAGGAAAAGATCGATCACATCGTTGATGCTGTCCACGCACGCATGGGACGCTCCGATGTCATCATCGTTTCCTCCGGTGCGGTTGCTGCCGGTATGGGCCCGCTCGGCCTGCACCAGCGCCCCACCGACCTGGCTACGAAGCAGGCTTCGGCGTCTGTGGGCCAGGTACACCTCGCCTATGAGTGGGGCCGTTCCTTTGCGCGTTATCAGCGCACCATCGGTCAGGTGCTGCTTACGGCCTCCGATGCCGGACACCGCGACCGCGCCCGCAACGCGCAGCGCACCATTGATCGTCTGCGCCAGCTGCGCACCATTCCCATCGTGAACGAAAACGACGCCGTTGCTACCTCTGAGATGCACTTCGGCGATAACGACCGCCTGTCGGCCTTGGTCGCCAACTTGGTGGGCGCAGACGCGCTCTTCCTGTTCTCTGATGTCGATGGCCTCTATGACAAGAACCCGGCCGAGCCGGATGCGAAGTTCATCGATGAGGTGCGCACCGGTAAGGATCTCAAGGGCGTTGTTGCCGGCGATGGCGGCAAGGTCGGCACCGGCGGCATGGCCACGAAGGTCTCCGCCGCCCGCCTGGCCACCCGCGGCGGCATTCCTGTGCTGTTGACCTCTACCGATAATATTGGCCCCGCGCTTTCCGATGCCTCCGTGGGCACCGTCTTCCACACCCGCGAGGAACGCCAGCTTTCGGCTTGGAAGTTCTGGGCGCTCTACTGCGCCGATACCGGCGGAGCCGTCCGCCTGGACGAGGGCGCCAAGGAGGCCGTGACCAAGGGCGGTACCTCCTTGCTCGCCGTGGGTATTACCGATGTCCGCGGTGAATTCAACAAGGGCGAGATCATCGATATCTTGGGCCCGAAGGGCGAGGTTATCGGCCGCGGTGAGGTCCGCTTCGATTCCGAGGAATTGAACGCCATCAAGGGCATGCAGATGAGTGAGCTGCCAGAAGATAAGCGCCGCTCCGTCGTGCACGCGGATTACCTGTCCAACTTCGCCTCTCGCATCTAG
- the obgE gene encoding GTPase ObgE, protein MARFIDRVVLHLQAGDGGHGCVSVHREKFKPLGGPDGGNGGHGGDIVLEVSEQIHTLMDFHYRPHIKAERGGNGAGDMRNGARGEDLILEVPAGTVVRTEKGETLADLTVPGTRFVAAEGGFGGLGNAALASKNRKAPGFALQGEPGQAHDLVLELKSMADVGLVGFPSAGKSSLISVLSAAKPKIGDYPFTTLQPNLGVVDMGDSSFTIADVPGLIPGAADGKGLGLDFLRHIERTAVLAHVVDTASIEPGRDPESDIEALENELAKYQEALESDTGLGDLRERPRVIILNKADVPEAEELAEFVKDDLKEKFGWPVFIISAAARKGLDPLKFKLMEMVTEHHKAQPKPKRDPSHTVIHPKAQAHKKNTGSFADFSVRPDPEVQGGFIVEGEKIERWITQTDFENDEAVGYLADRLAKAGVEDELHKQGAVEGCPVTIGGITFEWEPMTGGDPTMASRGEDARLKGTNRVSAAERKRASQARRGLVDELDYGDEEEITREGANRDRWQG, encoded by the coding sequence ATGGCACGATTTATTGACCGCGTCGTCTTGCACTTGCAGGCTGGCGACGGTGGGCATGGCTGTGTGTCTGTCCACCGCGAGAAATTCAAGCCATTGGGCGGACCGGATGGCGGCAATGGCGGCCACGGTGGCGACATCGTTTTGGAAGTTTCAGAGCAGATCCATACTTTGATGGACTTCCACTACCGCCCGCATATTAAGGCCGAACGAGGCGGCAACGGTGCCGGCGATATGCGCAATGGCGCGCGCGGTGAGGACCTGATTCTGGAGGTTCCCGCGGGTACGGTTGTGCGCACGGAAAAGGGTGAGACCCTGGCGGATCTTACTGTGCCGGGCACGCGTTTCGTCGCGGCTGAGGGCGGTTTCGGTGGCTTGGGCAACGCGGCGTTGGCGTCTAAGAACCGGAAGGCACCGGGCTTTGCGCTGCAGGGCGAGCCGGGCCAAGCTCATGATTTGGTGCTCGAGCTGAAATCCATGGCGGATGTGGGGCTTGTGGGCTTTCCTTCGGCGGGTAAGTCCTCGTTGATCTCTGTGCTCTCTGCAGCCAAGCCGAAGATTGGTGACTACCCGTTTACCACCCTGCAGCCCAACTTGGGTGTGGTGGATATGGGCGATAGCTCCTTTACCATTGCCGATGTCCCTGGCCTTATCCCTGGCGCCGCCGATGGCAAGGGCCTAGGCCTAGACTTCCTGCGCCACATCGAGCGCACGGCCGTGCTGGCCCACGTCGTTGATACCGCATCCATCGAGCCTGGCCGCGATCCGGAATCCGATATTGAGGCGCTGGAAAATGAGCTGGCTAAGTACCAGGAGGCGCTAGAAAGCGATACCGGTTTGGGTGACCTGCGCGAGCGCCCGCGCGTCATTATTTTGAATAAGGCCGATGTGCCGGAGGCGGAAGAGCTTGCGGAGTTCGTCAAGGATGACCTGAAGGAAAAGTTTGGCTGGCCGGTGTTCATCATTTCTGCGGCAGCACGCAAGGGCTTGGACCCGCTGAAATTCAAGCTCATGGAAATGGTCACCGAGCATCACAAGGCACAGCCTAAGCCGAAGCGGGATCCTTCCCATACCGTTATTCACCCCAAGGCCCAAGCGCATAAGAAAAACACCGGCAGCTTCGCAGACTTTAGCGTGCGACCGGACCCAGAAGTGCAGGGCGGATTCATTGTGGAAGGCGAAAAGATCGAGCGCTGGATTACCCAGACCGACTTTGAAAACGATGAGGCCGTGGGTTACTTGGCGGACCGCCTGGCCAAGGCCGGCGTGGAAGACGAGCTGCACAAGCAGGGCGCGGTGGAAGGCTGTCCCGTGACCATCGGCGGCATTACATTCGAATGGGAGCCGATGACCGGCGGCGATCCAACTATGGCCAGCCGCGGCGAGGATGCCCGCCTGAAGGGCACCAACCGCGTGTCGGCAGCGGAGCGCAAGCGTGCCTCCCAAGCCCGGCGTGGCTTGGTCGATGAGCTCGACTACGGAGATGAGGAAGAGATCACCCGCGAAGGCGCTAACCGTGACCGGTGGCAGGGTTAG
- the rpmA gene encoding 50S ribosomal protein L27 — translation MAHKKGASSSSNGRDSESKRLGVKRFGGQQVNAGEIIVRQRGTKFHPGENVGRGGDDTLFALAAGSVKFGIKRGRRMVNIIPAEEVAAEATA, via the coding sequence ATGGCACACAAGAAGGGTGCTTCCAGCTCCAGCAACGGTCGCGATTCCGAGTCCAAGCGCCTCGGCGTCAAGCGCTTCGGTGGTCAGCAGGTTAACGCCGGCGAGATCATCGTGCGTCAGCGCGGCACCAAGTTCCACCCAGGTGAGAACGTTGGTCGCGGCGGCGATGACACCTTGTTCGCACTTGCTGCTGGCTCCGTGAAGTTCGGCATCAAGCGCGGCCGCCGGATGGTAAACATCATCCCGGCTGAAGAGGTTGCTGCAGAAGCTACTGCTTAA
- the rplU gene encoding 50S ribosomal protein L21, with translation MYAIVKTGGKQYKVAEGDLVKVEKIEGEPGSAVALTPVLLVDGAAVKSKASDLEKVSVAAEIVEQGKGPKIDILKYKNKTGYKRRLGHRQPQTTLKITGIK, from the coding sequence ATGTACGCGATCGTCAAGACCGGCGGCAAGCAGTACAAGGTTGCTGAAGGTGACCTCGTCAAGGTCGAGAAGATCGAGGGTGAGCCAGGCTCTGCCGTGGCTCTCACCCCGGTTCTGCTCGTCGATGGCGCCGCTGTGAAGTCCAAGGCTTCCGACTTGGAGAAGGTTTCCGTTGCTGCGGAAATCGTTGAACAGGGTAAAGGTCCAAAGATTGATATCTTGAAGTACAAGAACAAGACTGGTTACAAGAGGCGTTTGGGTCACCGCCAGCCTCAGACCACCTTGAAGATCACCGGTATCAAGTAA
- a CDS encoding translation initiation factor IF-2 N-terminal domain-containing protein: MAAQNSQETTENLQAAAALAQRIDPSELKDKTRVYALAQKLGLSSRQLVAQLKDMGLNKTAQSSITRAEAGDLFAALARHAGGADAEQPATVDESPAEAKPEGKAKTTKRARRTRKATKKSAPAAKKGPVQADDGEEDGAPTENTAADAEEEKNLRYRVRKNVDNEISQIEEKVDASLVKSALPDPEPSNAPARAEDDADANATDAAAAGAGEATGTVDPAKLHEVLAEAGEDFDDDYYAPRIVPRAETDDDSAAYDFAPLFMPPQQQDAAELGEDEAADMAAIAEAADAAEPGDDAEPDEAEVDNKASRGGSDKRRRGRRGTSRGRGVHENAKKDVADKEPELIDEPKAIRGSTRIEAQKRRRAELREKGRERQHIVSQAEFLARREAVERTMVVRDKQREDGAGIVTQVGVLEDDLLVEHFVTTEAQASLIGNIYLGRVQNVLPSMEAAFVDIGQGRNGVLYAGEIDWRKTKLHGRSRKVENTLKSGDQILVQVAKDPIGHKGARLTTRISLAGRYLVYVPGGRSAGISRKLPAPERKRLKDILGRVVPGDGGAIIRTAAENVPEEAIAADVQRLHNRWEDISTQAKKEKSSKGAKPVTLYEEPNMLIKVVRDLFNEDFHRLIVDGKRSFNTVNAYVESMAPDLADRVVRYKPKDHGGQDAFAAYRIDEQLHKALSRKVWLPSGGTLVIDRTEAMTVIDVNTGKFTGSGGNLEETVTRNNLEAAEEIVRQMRLRDLGGMIVVDFIDMVLPENQDLVLRRLKEALGRDRTRHQVSEVTSLGLVQMTRKRLGTGLVETFSTECEHCHGRGIIIHEYPVDEAEDNHSGQHSHGSSKSHKKPDHDPQQHPAAVAMHEHDDEDERAEKKGQKHHKGHKAANQPQKYQKTNAPLYSSEDEQSPSLEELVANVVVDDETADSTQKAPQKRADNARGHRDERSRGRSEDKQKKRRRVQKKSEVSEIEAIAYAAAENAAESDEVQEFNSYVPDGQESPAKEKKRTQRGKKPRRATRTSPASRRVQEQQKQRQQAAEEKKAVATDAPEKTYEEAVAEFEASPRRKRRTRGNSRSDNRPRPEAFAQPQKEESTGSAEKSRGDGAAQQDAEQQKPRSKSRGRGRRRSVRTQPNSRRANVRASHRANAQDVKQDDKRGDTSRTAEQRHENISGGKXKXSVQGGRRGXRRXXRTNPRDKATSHNAGGPTATPVQGEKDSQKASAPQTETKVIRRGKKRAVKKTGAPAAAARQERTGEKASTNAPETPQTGAKDAGRRRRRVARRATS; this comes from the coding sequence ATGGCGGCACAGAACTCTCAAGAAACAACTGAAAACCTCCAGGCAGCCGCGGCTTTGGCCCAGCGGATAGACCCGAGCGAGCTCAAAGATAAAACCCGCGTGTATGCCTTGGCCCAAAAGCTCGGCCTATCCTCGCGCCAGCTGGTGGCCCAGCTCAAGGACATGGGCCTGAACAAGACCGCGCAGAGCTCCATTACCCGCGCAGAAGCAGGCGACCTCTTCGCTGCTCTAGCCCGCCATGCAGGGGGCGCGGATGCGGAGCAGCCTGCAACCGTGGACGAGAGCCCAGCGGAAGCAAAGCCCGAGGGCAAGGCCAAGACCACCAAGCGCGCTCGGCGCACCCGCAAAGCCACGAAGAAGTCTGCGCCTGCGGCAAAGAAAGGGCCAGTACAAGCTGATGATGGGGAAGAAGATGGCGCTCCCACTGAAAACACCGCCGCCGATGCGGAAGAAGAAAAGAACCTGCGCTACCGCGTGCGCAAGAACGTGGACAATGAAATCTCCCAGATTGAGGAAAAGGTCGATGCTTCGCTGGTAAAGAGCGCACTGCCGGATCCTGAGCCGTCGAACGCGCCCGCGCGCGCTGAAGATGATGCCGATGCTAATGCCACCGACGCTGCCGCTGCCGGAGCTGGCGAAGCGACTGGGACCGTGGATCCGGCCAAGCTGCATGAGGTGCTGGCAGAGGCCGGCGAGGACTTCGACGATGATTACTATGCCCCGCGCATAGTCCCGCGCGCGGAGACGGACGACGATTCCGCTGCGTATGACTTCGCGCCGCTGTTTATGCCGCCGCAGCAGCAGGACGCCGCCGAGCTTGGTGAGGATGAGGCCGCGGACATGGCGGCGATCGCTGAAGCCGCTGATGCGGCGGAACCTGGCGACGACGCAGAGCCGGACGAGGCCGAGGTAGACAATAAGGCGTCGCGCGGGGGTTCTGACAAGCGTCGCCGCGGCCGCCGTGGTACCTCCCGTGGGCGCGGCGTGCACGAGAACGCCAAGAAGGATGTGGCGGATAAGGAGCCGGAGCTTATCGATGAGCCCAAGGCCATCCGTGGCTCCACCCGCATCGAGGCACAGAAGCGCCGCCGCGCAGAATTGCGCGAGAAGGGCCGCGAGCGCCAGCACATCGTGTCCCAGGCGGAATTTTTGGCGCGGCGCGAGGCCGTGGAACGCACCATGGTGGTGCGCGATAAGCAGCGCGAGGACGGCGCGGGCATCGTCACGCAGGTGGGCGTGCTTGAAGATGACCTCTTGGTCGAGCACTTCGTTACCACCGAGGCCCAAGCCTCCCTCATTGGCAATATTTACTTAGGCCGCGTGCAAAACGTCTTGCCGTCCATGGAGGCGGCATTCGTGGACATCGGCCAGGGCCGCAACGGTGTGCTTTATGCCGGCGAGATTGACTGGCGCAAGACCAAATTGCACGGGCGTTCCCGCAAGGTTGAAAATACCCTGAAATCCGGCGACCAAATCTTGGTGCAGGTGGCAAAGGACCCGATTGGCCACAAGGGTGCGCGCCTGACCACCCGGATTTCCTTGGCCGGGCGCTACCTCGTCTACGTACCAGGCGGCCGCAGTGCTGGAATTTCGCGCAAGCTGCCGGCACCGGAGCGCAAGCGCTTAAAGGACATCTTGGGCCGCGTGGTGCCAGGCGATGGCGGCGCCATCATCCGTACCGCTGCCGAAAACGTTCCCGAGGAGGCCATTGCAGCAGATGTGCAGCGCCTGCATAACCGGTGGGAAGATATTTCCACCCAAGCTAAGAAGGAAAAATCCTCCAAGGGTGCTAAGCCGGTCACGCTCTATGAAGAGCCGAATATGCTCATCAAGGTCGTCCGGGATCTCTTCAACGAAGACTTCCATCGCCTGATCGTGGACGGGAAGCGTTCCTTTAATACGGTCAATGCCTACGTGGAATCCATGGCCCCGGACCTTGCAGACCGCGTGGTGCGCTATAAGCCCAAGGACCACGGCGGCCAGGATGCCTTTGCCGCCTACCGCATTGATGAGCAGCTGCATAAGGCGCTCTCGCGCAAGGTATGGCTGCCATCTGGCGGCACCTTGGTCATCGATCGTACCGAGGCCATGACCGTCATCGATGTCAACACCGGCAAGTTCACCGGCTCCGGCGGCAACCTGGAAGAGACCGTGACCCGCAATAACCTGGAGGCGGCCGAAGAAATCGTGCGCCAGATGCGCCTGCGCGATCTGGGCGGCATGATCGTGGTGGACTTTATTGACATGGTCTTGCCGGAAAACCAGGACCTGGTTTTGCGCCGCCTGAAGGAGGCCCTGGGTCGCGACCGCACGCGCCACCAGGTATCCGAGGTTACCTCCCTGGGCTTGGTGCAAATGACGCGCAAGCGCTTGGGCACTGGCTTGGTAGAGACCTTTTCTACCGAGTGTGAGCACTGCCATGGCCGCGGCATCATCATCCACGAGTACCCGGTCGATGAAGCTGAAGACAACCACTCCGGCCAGCATTCGCACGGTTCCTCCAAGTCGCACAAGAAGCCAGACCACGATCCCCAGCAGCACCCGGCTGCCGTGGCCATGCACGAGCATGACGATGAAGACGAGCGCGCGGAGAAGAAGGGCCAGAAGCACCACAAGGGGCATAAGGCCGCTAACCAGCCGCAGAAGTACCAAAAGACCAACGCTCCCCTCTACAGCAGCGAGGACGAGCAGTCACCGTCGCTGGAGGAGCTCGTGGCCAATGTCGTCGTAGACGATGAGACCGCCGACTCCACACAGAAGGCCCCACAGAAGCGAGCCGACAACGCCCGCGGACACCGTGACGAGCGCAGCCGTGGCCGCAGCGAAGACAAGCAGAAGAAGCGCCGCCGAGTGCAGAAGAAGTCCGAGGTCTCTGAAATCGAGGCCATCGCCTATGCTGCGGCAGAAAACGCCGCCGAAAGCGATGAGGTACAGGAATTTAATTCCTATGTGCCCGATGGCCAAGAATCACCGGCGAAGGAGAAGAAGCGCACCCAGCGGGGCAAGAAGCCGCGCCGGGCAACGCGGACCTCGCCAGCTTCCCGCCGCGTGCAGGAGCAGCAGAAACAGCGCCAGCAGGCGGCTGAAGAGAAGAAGGCGGTAGCTACCGATGCCCCGGAGAAGACCTACGAGGAGGCAGTAGCCGAGTTTGAGGCTTCTCCGCGCCGGAAGCGGCGCACGCGCGGAAATTCGCGTTCCGATAATCGCCCGCGCCCAGAGGCTTTTGCCCAGCCACAAAAAGAGGAATCCACGGGTTCCGCCGAGAAGTCACGCGGTGACGGTGCGGCACAGCAGGACGCCGAGCAGCAAAAGCCTCGCAGCAAGTCACGCGGGCGTGGTCGGCGTCGCAGCGTTCGCACCCAGCCAAATTCCCGCCGGGCAAATGTGCGGGCCTCGCACCGGGCAAACGCGCAGGATGTAAAGCAGGACGACAAGCGCGGGGACACCTCGCGAACTGCGGAGCAGCGTCACGAGAATATCAGTGGCGGGAAGAAWAAAWMCTCGGTACAGGGRGGSCGKCGCGGCMAGCGCCGGGKGGKGCGKACGAACCCGAGGGATAAGGCCACCTCGCACAATGCGGGTGGCCCAACGGCTACACCTGTTCAAGGGGAGAAGGATTCCCAGAAGGCTAGTGCTCCGCAGACTGAAACCAAGGTCATTCGCCGCGGGAAGAAGCGCGCGGTGAAAAAGACCGGGGCGCCGGCAGCGGCCGCGCGGCAGGAACGTACTGGGGAAAAGGCGTCCACTAACGCGCCGGAGACCCCGCAGACTGGTGCTAAGGACGCGGGCCGGCGGCGGCGCCGCGTAGCACGGCGAGCTACTTCCTAG
- the arsB gene encoding ACR3 family arsenite efflux transporter: MATSQQPRLAFLDRFLPVWIIIAMVLGLLIGHFLPGIGKALSALEVGGISLPIALGLLVMMYPPLAKVRYEKTREIATDRRLMTVSIVLNWLVGPAFMFALAWLFLADQPELRTGLIIVGLARCIAMVLVWSDLSCGDREATAVLVAINSVFQVAMFGVLGWFYLQILPGWLGLDTTSVEFSFWSIVTSVLVFLGIPLLLGVISRVWAEKTKGREWFENRYLPAVSPLAMIGLLYTIVLLFSLQGEQLVEQPVAVVRVAVPLMLYFVGMFFLALGVAKVAGMNYAQSASVAFTAAGNNFELAIAVSIGTFGATSAQALAGTIGPLVEIPVLVGLVYVMLWIGPKLFPGDPSLPN, from the coding sequence ATGGCTACCTCACAGCAGCCGCGATTGGCTTTTCTCGATCGCTTTCTTCCCGTGTGGATCATCATCGCTATGGTCCTTGGCCTGCTTATAGGTCATTTTCTTCCAGGAATTGGAAAAGCGCTCTCAGCTTTAGAAGTTGGGGGTATTTCCCTTCCAATTGCTTTAGGGCTGTTGGTGATGATGTATCCACCGCTTGCTAAAGTGCGCTATGAAAAGACCCGGGAGATTGCCACTGACAGACGGCTGATGACCGTGTCAATCGTTTTGAATTGGCTTGTGGGGCCAGCATTCATGTTCGCACTGGCCTGGCTATTCTTGGCGGATCAACCCGAGCTGCGCACGGGTCTTATCATTGTCGGCCTTGCCCGCTGCATCGCCATGGTCTTGGTGTGGTCAGACCTATCCTGCGGTGACCGAGAAGCCACGGCAGTATTAGTAGCAATCAACTCCGTCTTCCAAGTTGCGATGTTCGGTGTCCTGGGTTGGTTCTACCTGCAGATACTGCCGGGATGGCTGGGTCTTGATACCACCTCTGTCGAATTCTCTTTCTGGTCCATTGTTACTTCAGTGCTCGTATTCTTAGGCATCCCGCTTTTGCTCGGGGTTATCTCCCGAGTATGGGCAGAGAAAACTAAAGGGCGTGAGTGGTTCGAAAACCGTTACCTTCCTGCGGTGTCTCCTTTGGCAATGATCGGTTTGCTGTATACAATCGTCTTACTGTTCTCCCTGCAAGGAGAACAGCTAGTGGAGCAGCCGGTAGCAGTGGTTAGGGTAGCGGTGCCTCTGATGTTGTACTTTGTCGGGATGTTCTTTCTGGCTTTGGGCGTAGCTAAAGTTGCCGGAATGAATTATGCACAGTCTGCCTCAGTGGCCTTTACCGCAGCGGGAAATAATTTTGAGTTAGCCATCGCGGTGTCCATCGGTACCTTTGGTGCCACCTCTGCTCAAGCGTTAGCCGGTACCATTGGGCCTCTTGTTGAAATTCCGGTTTTGGTTGGTTTGGTATACGTAATGCTCTGGATTGGTCCTAAGTTATTTCCAGGAGACCCGAGTCTGCCGAATTAG
- a CDS encoding ArsR/SmtB family transcription factor, whose protein sequence is MVSSHGMTKNPYINECCSLSNGPLDQDNAVHFAQQFKVLADPARLRLLSILCDEGCGPMSVSELTALSGLSQPTVSHHLAKMRDADLLAKRQTGRTVTHEVQKQAFTALRELLSFD, encoded by the coding sequence ATGGTTTCTTCGCACGGCATGACCAAAAATCCCTACATCAACGAATGCTGTTCGCTTAGCAACGGCCCCCTAGATCAAGACAATGCCGTGCACTTTGCCCAGCAGTTCAAGGTACTTGCAGATCCCGCGCGCCTTCGCCTTTTGTCCATTTTGTGCGATGAAGGCTGCGGCCCGATGAGCGTCTCAGAACTGACCGCATTATCCGGTCTGAGTCAGCCGACGGTGTCTCACCATCTTGCAAAAATGCGGGATGCTGACCTCTTAGCCAAACGACAGACTGGCCGCACCGTCACCCATGAAGTGCAAAAACAAGCTTTCACTGCACTGCGCGAACTACTCTCTTTCGACTAA
- the ndk gene encoding nucleoside-diphosphate kinase: MTERTLILIKPDGVKNGHVGEIIARIERKGLKLAELDLRVADRETAEKHYEEHKDKPFFGELVDFITSAPLIAGVVEGERAIEAWRQLAGGTDPVSKAAPGSIRGDFALSVGENIVHGSDSPESAEREIGIWFPNL, encoded by the coding sequence ATGACTGAACGTACATTGATCCTCATTAAGCCGGACGGCGTAAAGAACGGCCACGTGGGCGAGATCATCGCCCGCATCGAGCGCAAGGGCCTCAAGCTGGCTGAGTTGGACCTGCGCGTGGCTGACCGCGAGACCGCAGAAAAGCACTACGAAGAGCACAAGGACAAGCCATTCTTTGGCGAGCTCGTGGACTTCATCACCTCCGCACCGCTGATTGCCGGCGTTGTTGAAGGCGAGCGCGCCATCGAGGCATGGCGCCAGCTGGCCGGCGGCACCGACCCAGTCTCCAAGGCCGCACCCGGTTCCATCCGCGGTGACTTCGCACTCAGCGTGGGCGAGAACATCGTGCACGGCTCCGACTCCCCAGAGTCCGCTGAGCGCGAGATTGGAATTTGGTTCCCCAACCTCTAA
- a CDS encoding DUF4233 domain-containing protein, with translation MTSPNPRSRLPRQPRRGDDIADNEIGPLGLGQDPVKDPLKSFNGMVIASSLIMESITLVLALPLLYKLYDGTLWTPFNYGVVIGALIFHLGMIAFMNKKWALTVIVWAQLLGLILGFMAHWSIAAIFIIFGMEWLLAAYLRSNLIARMKRGYLTTQHLNQK, from the coding sequence ATGACCAGCCCCAATCCTAGGTCCCGCCTGCCTCGTCAGCCGCGCCGCGGCGACGACATAGCGGACAATGAAATCGGCCCATTGGGCCTAGGGCAGGATCCCGTTAAGGATCCGCTCAAGAGCTTTAATGGCATGGTCATCGCCAGCTCGCTCATCATGGAGTCGATCACGCTCGTTTTGGCGCTGCCGCTGTTGTACAAGCTGTATGACGGTACGCTGTGGACGCCGTTTAACTACGGCGTAGTCATAGGTGCCCTGATATTCCACTTGGGCATGATCGCGTTTATGAATAAGAAGTGGGCGCTGACCGTCATCGTGTGGGCGCAGCTATTGGGCCTTATCCTGGGTTTTATGGCGCACTGGTCCATCGCCGCGATCTTCATCATCTTTGGCATGGAGTGGCTCCTTGCGGCGTATTTGCGCAGTAACTTAATCGCCCGCATGAAGCGCGGTTACTTAACTACCCAGCACCTCAACCAGAAGTAG